In Populus trichocarpa isolate Nisqually-1 chromosome 16, P.trichocarpa_v4.1, whole genome shotgun sequence, a genomic segment contains:
- the LOC7488091 gene encoding aluminum-activated malate transporter 8 — protein sequence MEIDQSTIQEKAGPLTRAWGLLKVLPGKAEAEILRVAKSIKKLGKDDPRRIIHSLKVGLALTLSSLIYYLRPLYDGFGTAGIWAVLTVVVVFEFTVGGTLSKSLNRGFATLVAGALGLGAQQLASLFGDKGDPIVLGILVFLLAAVSTFMRFFPQIKARYDYGVLIFILTFSLIALSGCRVEELLEMAHQRLSTIIVGGATCIVVSICICPVWAGETLHNSVAANIEKLASYLEGFGGEYFQSCERSNSDKSFLQGYKNVLNSKSTEEAMANLARWEPRHGRFRSRHPWKQYLKIGELTRQCAYHIETLNGYINSDIHAPLEFRCKIQEPCTLISAECGKALKSLASAIKTTTVPSSENVNVENSKTAVQDLKIALKAVSLEHDQDLLQILPAATVASILVEIVICVEKISESVHGLSNLAHFKSVELTVSPEKPHRGSIKPVSEGDSDHAVITIHGTSPDSPGNETPKAPKLG from the exons ATGGAGATTGATCAGTCAACAATTCAAGAGAAGGCTGGACCTTTAACGCGTGCATGGGGCTTGCTCAAGGTTTTGCCTGGTAAGGCCGAGGCCGAGATTTTAAGGGTTGCAAAGAGcataaaaaaacttggaaagGATGACCCAAGAAGAATCATCCACTCCCTAAAAGTGGGACTAGCTCTCACACTGTCGTCCTTAATATATTACTTGAGGCCCCTCTATGATGGCTTTGGGACTGCAGGAATCTGGGCTGTGCTAACTGTGGTGGTAGTTTTCGAATTCACCGTCG GTGGAACCTTGAGCAAGAGTTTGAATAGAGGTTTTGCAACATTAGTAGCTGGTGCTCTAGGGCTTGGAGCTCAGCAATTGGCCAGTCTCTTTGGCGACAAAGGGGATCCCATTGTCCTTGGAATCCTTGTCTTCTTGTTAG CTGCAGTATCTACTTTCATGCGATTCTTCCCTCAAATCAAAGCTAGATATGATTATGGAGTCTTGATATTCATATTAACATTCAGTTTGATAGCTCTTTCGGGGTGTCGAGTTGAAGAACTCTTAGAAATGGCACATCAAAGGCTATCAACAATAATAGTCGGTGGAGCAACATGCATAGTGGTATCCATCTGTATCTGTCCTGTTTGGGCAGGTGAAACTCTTCATAACTCGGTTGCTGCCAATATAGAAAAGCTTGCAAGCTACCTAGAAG GTTTTGGTGGTGAATATTTTCAGTCCTGTGAGCGTTCCAATAGCGACAAATCATTTCTTCAAGGATATAAAAATGTCCTCAATTCAAAATCCACTGAAGAAGCCATG GCAAATCTTGCTAGATGGGAACCTAGACACGGCCGCTTTCGTTCCCGGCATCCATGGAAACAATACTTGAAGATTGGAGAGCTCACACGTCAATGTGCTTACCATATTGAAACTCTTAATGGCTACATCAACTCTGACATCCAT GCACCACTAGAATTCCGATGTAAAATCCAAGAACCATGTACACTGATTAGTGCAGAATGCGGCAAAGCACTGAAATCGCTGGCTTCGGCTATCAAAACCACGACTGTTCCATCCTCAGAAAATGTCAACGTTGAGAACTCCAAAACTGCAGTCCAGGACCTCAAAATTGCTCTCAAAGCTGTCTCACTTGAGCACGATCAAGACCTTTTACAAATTCTGCCAGCTGCAACAGTTGCATCAATACTAGTTGAAATCGTTATATGCGTGGAGAAAATATCCGAATCAGTACACGGGCTCTCTAACCTAGCACACTTTAAGAGTGTTGAACTTACTGTGTCACCAGAGAAACCGCACAGAGGAAGCATAAAACCTGTTTCAGAGGGTGACAGTGATCATGCTGTTATTACAATACATGGAACATCTCCAGATTCTCCAGGAAATGAGACTCCTAAGGCACCAAAGCTTGGCTAA
- the LOC7488092 gene encoding aluminum-activated malate transporter 8 — protein MEIDQPTIQQKAGHFTRAWSWFKAKAIKVAKSTKKLGEDDPRRVIHSLKVGLALTFVSFFYYSRPLYDGFGQSGMWAVLTVVVIFEFTVGGTLSKGLYRGLATFLACALGFGASNLASLFGRKAQPIVLGILVFLLAAASTFTRFFPRIKARYDYGVVIFILTFSLVSVSGYRVEKLLVLAHQRLSTILIGGAICILLSFIFPVWAGEDLHKLVASNVEKLAKYLEGFGGEFFQPLEDGRNVKVSNTDKSFLRGYKNVLNSKSTEESMANLARWEPRHGRFGFRHPWKQYLKIGSLSRQCAYQIEALDAYINSHNQAPLKFRCKIRGPCTRMSIECSMALESLASAIKTMTLPSSANVHVENSKNAIKDLKIAIETVSLDQDQDLLAIVPAATVASIIIEIVKCVENLSESVHELSNLAHFKSVEPTVSLEKPQFLHRGSIKPVLEGDADRVIIAIDGKSADSPESENTQGPMPGQRLEV, from the exons ATGGAGATTGATCAGCCAACAATTCAACAGAAAGCCGGGCATTTTACACGTGCATGGAGCTGGTTCAAGGCCAAGGCTATAAAAGTTGCAAAAAGTACCAAAAAACTTGGAGAAGATGACCCAAGAAGAGTCATTCACTCCCTAAAAGTGGGATTAGCTCTCACATTCGTGTCCTTCTTCTATTATTCTAGACCTCTCTATGATGGTTTTGGGCAGTCAGGGATGTGGGCTGTGTTAACTGTGGTTGTAATCTTTGAGTTTACAGTAG GTGGAACTTTGAGCAAGGGTTTGTACAGAGGCTTGGCAACATTCCTTGCCTGTGCTCTAGGGTTCGGAGCTTCGAACTTGGCCAGTCTTTTTGGAAGGAAAGCACAGCCCATTGTCCTTGGGATCCTTGTCTTCCTATTAG CGGCAGCGTCTACATTCACACGGTTCTTCCCACGAATCAAGGCAAGATATGACTATGGAGTCGTGATATTTATACTAACATTCAGTTTAGTATCTGTTTCGGGGTATCGAGTTGAAAAACTCTTAGTCCTGGCACATCAAAGGCTGTCAACAATACTCATAGGTGGAGCGATTTGCATACTTTTATCGTTCATTTTTCCAGTTTGGGCCGGTGAGGATCTTCATAAGTTGGTCGCTTCCAATGTAGAAAAGCTTGCAAAATACCTAGAAG GTTTTGGAGGTGAATTTTTCCAGCCTTTAGAGGATGGAAGGAATGTTAAGGTCTCCAACACTGATAAATCATTTCTTCGAGGATATAAAAATGTCCTAAACTCAAAATCCACTGAAGAATCCATG GCAAATCTAGCAAGATGGGAACCTAGACATGGCCGTTTTGGTTTCCGGCATCCATGGAAACAATACCTGAAGATTGGATCCCTCTCACGTCAATGTGCTTACCAGATTGAAGCTCTTGATGCCTACATCAACTCTCATAACCAA GCACCACTGAAATTCCGATGCAAAATCCGAGGACCGTGTACAAGGATGAGTATAGAATGCAGCATGGCGCTGGAATCATTGGCCTCAGCTATCAAAACAATGACTCTTCCATCTTCAGCAAATGTCCATGTGGAGAACTCGAAAAATGCCATCAAGGATCTCAAAATTGCTATTGAAACTGTCTCATTGGACCAGGATCAAGACCTTCTAGCAATTGTACCAGCTGCAACAGTTGCTTCAATAATAATTGAGATTGTTAAATGCGTGGAAAATTTATCTGAATCAGTGCACGAGCTCTCTAATCTAGCACACTTCAAGAGTGTGGAACCGACTGTGTCCCTAGAGAAACCGCAGTTTCTTCACCGGGGAAGCATAAAACCTGTTTTAGAAGGTGATGCTGACCGTGTTATTATTGCAATAGACGGGAAGTCTGCGGATTCACCAGAAAGTGAGAATACTCAAGGTCCAATGCCTGGTCAGCGTCTGGAGGTGTAA